The following coding sequences lie in one Aspergillus puulaauensis MK2 DNA, chromosome 3, nearly complete sequence genomic window:
- a CDS encoding putative secondary metabolism biosynthetic enzyme (COG:Q;~EggNog:ENOG410PM5R;~InterPro:IPR036291,IPR002347;~PFAM:PF08659,PF00106,PF13561;~SMCOG1001:short-chain dehydrogenase/reductase SDR;~antiSMASH:Cluster_3.2;~go_process: GO:0055114 - oxidation-reduction process [Evidence IEA]): MQQRVAIVTGGADGFGAAIADRFSNEGCRVIMLDLNKQKGEEKAASDPNLHFLLGDVIRQETWDQALAVARERFGRLDVVVNNAGITGSQSLVHTKDMLEYERTFDVNVRPIFCSAQAIVPFMMEQGHGVFVNITR; the protein is encoded by the exons ATGCAACAAAGAGTGGCCATCGTCACCGGCGGCGCGGATGGCTTCGgcgccgccatcgcagatCGATTCAGCAACGAGGGCTGTCGCGTAATAATGCTTGACTTGAATAAGCagaaaggggaagaaaaagctGCCAGTGACCCGAATTTGCACTTTCTACTTGGAGACGTGATTCGACAAGAAACCTGGGACCAGGCGCTGGCCGTTGCCAGAGAGAGGTTTGGCCGCCTGGATGTCGTGGTCAACAATGCAGGGATTACTGGAAGCCAGAGT CTTGTCCACACGAAGGACATGCTGGAGTACGAGCGGACATTCGACGTCAATGTCAGA CCTATATTCTGCAGCGCGCAAGCTATCGTGCCGTTTATGATGGAACAGGGGCATGGTGTCTTTGTGAACATTACAAGGTAG
- a CDS encoding shikimate dehydrogenase family protein (COG:E;~EggNog:ENOG410PKCS;~InterPro:IPR036291,IPR013708;~PFAM:PF08501;~antiSMASH:Cluster_3.2;~go_function: GO:0004764 - shikimate 3-dehydrogenase (NADP+) activity [Evidence IEA];~go_process: GO:0055114 - oxidation-reduction process [Evidence IEA]) gives MDILRQSYTYGKSPLTSTSRSKPYRAFLFGGNISQSLSPLLHGILFKSANAVWSYDKVQTTDRSAFEAQLAANDTIGSSITMPNKVTFGSALNHLTEEARIIGAVNTSFVRATPDGRRVHIGTNTDCVGIRDAILQRYPAAPSTSKGKPAMVVGGGGAARSAIYALWKWFAPSEIYISNRLDSEVEDIVQYFRTAIPKIQLRYLESVESAEQLPAPYIIIGTIPDYPPTQPGEILCAQICDAVLRRPEKGLLVDMCYMPSPQTTLLRTAQDQGWNTVMGTDVLVRVCVAQQILWVEEEPSEAGVKQALAAMSEKTNAQVAKL, from the coding sequence ATGGATATCCTACGGCAGTCGTACACATACGGCAAATCACCGCTGACCTCTACATCACGATCGAAACCATACCGCGCCTTTCTCTTCGGTGGGAACATCTCGCAATCTCTCTCGCCGCTCCTCCACGGCATCCTGTTCAAGTCAGCCAACGCAGTATGGTCTTATGATAAGGTGCAGACGACTGACCGGTCAGCGTTCGAGGCTCAGCTGGCCGCGAATGACACCATCGGCTCCTCCATCACGATGCCCAACAAAGTCACATTTGGCAGCGCCCTCAATCACCTCACTGAAGAAGCCAGAATCATCGGCGCAGTGAATACGTCATTTGTCCGGGCCACCCCAGACGGCCGTCGAGTTCATATCGGCACGAATACAGACTGCGTTGGCATTCGCGATGCGATTCTACAACGGTATCCAGCGGCACCTTCAACATCCAAAGGCAAGCCAGCTATGGTGGtaggagggggaggggcggCGCGCAGCGCCATATACGCGCTGTGGAAATGGTTTGCGCCATCGGAGATCTATATTTCCAACAGACTCGATTCTGAGGTGGAGGATATCGTGCAATACTTCCGAACGGCAATTCCGAAGATCCAGCTTCGATATCTCGAGTCGGTTGAGAGTGCGGAACAGCTGCCAGCACCGTATATAATTATTGGGACCATACCGGATTATCCTCCGACGCAGCCGGGTGAAATTCTCTGTGCGCAGATCTGCGACGCAGTCTTACGGAGGCCGGAGAAAGGGCTTCTTGTGGATATGTGCTACATGCCCTCTCCGCAAACAACGCTGTTGAGGACAGCACAGGACCAGGGATGGAATACAGTTATGGGGACAGATGTGCTGGTGCGGGTATGTGTGGCTCAACAGATTCTgtgggttgaagaagagccgaGTGAAGCTGGTGTTAAACAAGCGTTGGCAGCGATGAGTGAAAAGACCAATGCACAGGTAGCAAAACTGTAG
- a CDS encoding sugar phosphate isomerase/epimerase family protein (COG:E;~EggNog:ENOG410PI98;~InterPro:IPR013022,IPR036237;~PFAM:PF01261;~antiSMASH:Cluster_3.2): MAAEIKVAVASNSLGKSAAGHTIHRKLQGAKAHGFDGVELAFECLDAHASTFASSQSRKDRLCAAAKDIYEIASSLGLELIALNPFGAYDGLRDPRDVDVRLQEAELWCQLCQIMHIGIFQICTALYGVDESKITNDPRVIAENMRKLGHLAQRYGLRVAYEAPSWGIHNNTWQQVQRILELVDLPNVGHCLDTFHIASREAGNPFNSKAPIRPNGLQSLQASLDELKRNVNPTNIVYFQLSDAMVADPKQTGYPRQDLAQPPFMTQSRNCRIYPCEEKHGGCLPVVDVAKAVFGLGYSGWVSMEVFHTDMWEPRTS, encoded by the exons ATGGCAGCTGAGATCAAAGTCGCAGTCGCTTCGAACTCCCTAGGCAAGTCCGCCGCCGGGCACACCATCCACCGCAAACTCCAAGGCGCCAAAGCACACGGGTTTGACGGTGTCGAACTGGCCTTTGAATGCCTCGACGCTCATGCTTCAACCTTCGCTTCATCACAATCTCGGAAGGACCGCCTCTGTGCGGCTGCCAAGGACATTTACGAAATCGCATCGTCTTTGGGTCTTGAGCTCATCGCGCTCAACCCGTTTGGGGCGTACGATGGACTTAGAGACCCTAGAGACGTAGACGTGCGCCTCCAAGAAGCGGAGCTCTGGTGTCAGCTTTGTCAGATTATGCATATCGGCATTTTCCAG ATCTGCACGGCTCTGTACGGGGTAGACGAAAGCAAGATCACCAACGATCCAAGGGTCATCGCGGAGAATATGCGCAAGCTGGGCCATCTAGCGCAAAGATATGGTCTTCGAGTCGCCTACGAAGCACCCTCGTGGGGGATCCACAACAATACCTGGCAGCAAGTGCAAAGAATATTAGAACTTGTTGACCTGCCGAATGTCGGCCACTGTCTAGACACCTTCCACATCGCGTCGCGAGAAGCAGGCAACCCGTTCAATTCGAAGGCCCCAATTCGCCCGAATGGACTCCAGAGTCTCCAGGCCAGTCTCGATGAACTGAAACGCAATGTCAACCCGACAAATATTGTATACTTCCAACTCTCTGACGCAATGGTAGCAGATCCCAAACAAACGGGGTACCCGCGTCAGGATCTGGCGCAGCCGCCGTTCATGACGCAGTCGCGTAACTGTCGGATTTATCCTTGTGAAGAGAAGCATGGGGGCTGTCTTCCGGTTGTTGATGTGGCGAAGGCGGTTTTTGGTTTAGGATACAGTGGGTGGGTGTCTATGGAGGTTTTTCATACTGACATGTGGGAGCCGCGGACCTCGTGA
- a CDS encoding uncharacterized protein (COG:C;~EggNog:ENOG410PIU6;~InterPro:IPR001155,IPR013785;~PFAM:PF00724;~SMCOG1217:NADH:flavin oxidoreductase/NADH oxidase;~antiSMASH:Cluster_3.2;~go_function: GO:0003824 - catalytic activity [Evidence IEA];~go_function: GO:0010181 - FMN binding [Evidence IEA];~go_function: GO:0016491 - oxidoreductase activity [Evidence IEA];~go_process: GO:0055114 - oxidation-reduction process [Evidence IEA]), producing the protein MAAHMAPLAQPITLQLSGKVIKNRMYRTPLSEYASTYDENNVENSGKPLPRYEELYQELAHGGAGLICTGNIPIHRDNLENYNNAVLDINNPWDPVEAFAPAVKAAKSRGAIFLPQLQFPGRQVPEFLNPNPKSSSDQHLGPCLNKTYGRPSPLTKDEIKDLIRRYVWASEVLHKAGADGIILHASHGYIMQQFLSPLINKRTDEYGGSLENRARFILEIVNAVKARLPLNKFVIAAKLNCHDFIEGGTSFAEMCVVIKWLEDAGVDFFDISGGTYASPAWRGNIMTELTERPSQKERGSYFIEWAQELKKVLTRAVIGTTGGWRDSHRMSEAVEHGDIDMIGLGRPLREDPNFVNQVLRGEVRRSNL; encoded by the exons ATGGCGGCACACATGGCTCCCCTGGCCCAG CCCATCACCCTGCAGCTCTCCGGAAAGGTGATCAAAAATCGCATGTATAGGACTCCTCTAAGCGAATATGCGTCCACCTATGACGAAAACAACGTCGAGAACAGCGGAAAGCCACTGCCGCGATATGAAGAGCTATACCAGG AGCTCGCCCACGGTGGCGCCGGTCTCATCTGTACCGGAAACATCCCTATTCACCGAGATAACCTCGAGAACTACAACAACGCGGTCCtcgacatcaacaaccccTGGGACCCCGTGGAAGCGTTCGCACCCGCTGTCAAGGCGGCCAAGTCTCGCGGTGCTATTTTCCTGCCCCAGTTACAGTTCCCTGGACGCCAGGTCCCTGAGTTCCTGAACCCTAACCCAAAGTCTTCGTCAGACCAGCATCTGGGCCCCTGTCTGAATAAAACATACGGCAGGCCATCACCGCTTACAAAGGACGAGATCAAGGATCTGATACGCCGATATGTATGGGCATCCGAGGTCCTCCACAAAGCTGGAGCGGATGGAATTATA TTGCACGCCAGTCATGGATATATCATGCAGCAGTTCCTGTCTCCATTGATTAACAAGCGCACTGATGAG TACGGGGGAAGCCTCGAGAATCGGGCCCGCTTTATTCTGGAGATTGTCAACGCCGTCAAGGCCAGACTTCCCTTGAACAAATTCGTCATTGCCGCGAAGCTGAATTGCCATGACT TTATTGAGGGCGGAACAAGCTTTGCAGAGATGTGCGTCGTCATAAAGTGGCTCGAAGACGCTGGCGTTGACTTCTTCGATATCTCCGGTGGCACATATGCTTCACCTGCATGGAGAGGAAATATCATGACAGAGCTGACCGAGCGCCCATCGCAAAAAGAACGTGGGAG ctattttattgaaTGGGCGCAAGAGCTCAAGAAGGTTCTG ACTCGCGCGGTCATCGGAACTACGGGTGGGTGGCGTGATAGCCATCGCATGTCAGAGGCTGTGGAACACGGTGATATCGACATGATCGGGCTTGGTAGGCCCTTGCGAGAAGATCCAAACTTTGTCAATCAGGTCCTGCGTGGAGAGGTGAGACGGAGCAACCTATAG
- a CDS encoding Gfo/Idh/MocA family protein (COG:S;~EggNog:ENOG410PIJP;~InterPro:IPR004104,IPR000683,IPR036291;~PFAM:PF02894,PF01408;~SMCOG1079:oxidoreductase;~antiSMASH:Cluster_3.2;~go_function: GO:0016491 - oxidoreductase activity [Evidence IEA]), with amino-acid sequence MMHSTDNSKTRVALVGGGTIAPLHAEYLLSSSSCLLTALIDPFPPGQKLAAQLSVPYFDSLQSLLSSETQNPEAYIICVPSSLHIQVATDVITNGNPKAVLIEKPFCTDSRTGCHLLELARAKACQVLVGHHRRFHPSLEAARDAIDDGKLGQITAITGTWTARKPDGYYSFADWRSSRSAGGGPVWTNFVHDIDVLHYITGSRVNRVWATSTVQRRENRNVPPEDLVEEGAAIMVQFANGVVGTFVVSDNVASPFGWEAATGDNPLYPPAPVAVDSYRIFGTRGTLTQPDGVLWTYDPADARRLGLEVGWNVPIRREVLKAGNGIPFQLQAEHLARVVKNGERPRCAGEDGLAAVRVCEAVVAALVAGDGLPVDIQG; translated from the coding sequence ATGATGCACTCGACCGACAACAGCAAGACCCGCGTTGCCCTTGTAGGAGGGGGGACTATTGCCCCCCTGCATGCGGAGTATCTACTatcctcgtccagctgcCTGCTAACAGCTCTCATTGACCCCTTTCCCCCGGGCCAAAAGCTGGCAGCGCAGCTATCAGTTCCCTACTTTGATTCCCTGCAATCCCTTCTCTCGTCAGAGACCCAAAACCCTGAAGCATACATCATCTGCGTGCCCTCCAGCCTACACATACAAGTGGCCACAGACGTGATTACGAACGGAAACCCCAAGGCCGTACTGATCGAAAAGCCCTTCTGCACAGACTCAAGAACAGGCTGTCATCTCCTCGAGCTAGCAAGAGCAAAGGCCTGCCAGGTTCTGGTtggccaccaccgccgcttcCACCCTTCCCTGGAAGCAGCGCGCGACGCCATCGACGACGGCAAACTCGGTCAAATCACCGCAATCACAGGAACGTGGACGGCAAGGAAACCAGACGGGTACTATTCCTTTGCCGACTGGCGGTCCTCACGCTCCGCCGGTGGAGGCCCGGTATGGACGAACTTCGTGCATGATATCGATGTTCTTCACTATATAACGGGCTCGAGGGTCAACCGAGTGTGGGCCACTTCAACAGTCCAACGTCGAGAGAATCGGAATGTGCCGCCGGAAGACCTTGTCGAGGAGGGCGCAGCGATAATGGTCCAGTTCGCGAATGGAGTGGTTGGGACATTCGTCGTCAGCGATAATGTGGCCAGTCCGTTTGGGTGGGAGGCTGCCACAGGCGATAACCCGTTGTATCCCCCGGCTCCTGTGGCTGTTGATTCCTATCGCATCTTCGGAACGCGAGGGACACTGACCCAGCCAGACGGCGTCCTTTGGACTTATGACCCTGCGGACGCCAGGAGGTTGGGACTAGAGGTGGGATGGAATGTGCCAATCCGACGAGAGGTATTGAAGGCCGGGAATGGAATCCCATTCCAGCTACAGGCGGAACATCTAGCGAGAGTGGTCAAGAATGGCGAACGGCCGAGGTGTGCTGGGGAGGATGGTCTGGCAGCTGTGAGGGTGTGTGAGGCTGTGGTTGCTGCCCTAGTTGCAGGCGATGGCCTTCCTGTTGATATTCAAGGTTGA
- a CDS encoding FMN-dependent alpha-hydroxy acid dehydrogenase (COG:C;~EggNog:ENOG410PI5D;~InterPro:IPR037458,IPR001199,IPR037396,IPR013785, IPR036400,IPR000262,IPR018506;~PFAM:PF00173,PF01070;~antiSMASH:Cluster_3.2;~go_function: GO:0003824 - catalytic activity [Evidence IEA];~go_function: GO:0016491 - oxidoreductase activity [Evidence IEA];~go_function: GO:0020037 - heme binding [Evidence IEA]) gives MGKATSDPLISARDVLSHNTPDDCWVGINGEIWDLTAFINEHPGGPSIILKYAGRDATDAFLEVHAMTIIKENIALGNFKGRLDASTITPDWTKTPSKPQPAQSVGNSKPPLHSLINSYDFERAAAASASEKAYTFYSTADTDCWTRDANESMLKRIWFRPRVMKDVTHVDTSSTMLGLPMSVPLFICPTGVARLIHPDAEKGLARAAKSTGILEIVSTNSGHPLEEIVQQTPGYPFLFQLYLNKEKEKSKDVLLKAESLGCKAIFLTVDAAGRGKRESDERLKSNDELPHPVTGKPMKAGGGLTRIMGSYIDQGMTWKDIAWIRSVTNLPIILKGITSAEDAKIAMQYKVDGILLSNHGGRNLDYTPPAILLLLEMHKNCPEVFDTMEVYVDGGFRRGSDIIKALCLGAKAVGIGRSFLYALHYGTEGVEHLIQLLKSEMEGVMKLIGIKDLSEVYPGLVNTADVDHLVPSSPNHPYIKWRARSNL, from the exons ATGGGCAAAGCTACGAGCGATCCACTGATCTCAGCACGCGATGTCCTCTCCCACAATACGCCGGACGACTGCTGGGTGGGGATCAATGGCGAAATCTGGGACCTGACCGCGTTTATTAACGAGCATCCTGGGGGTCCTTCAA TTATTCTCAAGTACGCCGGGCGAGACGCCACGGACGCATTCCTTGAGGTCCACGCCATGACAATAATCAAAGAAAACATCGCCCTGGGAAACTTCAAAGGTAGGCTCGATGCCTCCACAATTACTCCAGATTGGACAAAAACGCCATCAAAACCTCAGCCTGCTCAATCTGTGGGCAATTCCAAACCCCCGCTGCATTCGCTCATCAACAG CTACGACTTCGAACGAGCCGCGGCTGCCAGTGCATCGGAGAAGGCGTATACATTCTACTCCACGGCAGACACCGACTGCTGGACCCGCGACGCGAATGAGTCGATGCTGAAGCGCATCTGGTTCCGGCCGAGGGTTATGAAAGATGTCACACATGTCGACACGTCGAGCACTATGCTTGGCTTGCCGATGTCGGTGCCATTATTTATTTGTCCGACTGGTGTAGCGAGACTCATTCATCCAGATGCTGAAAAAGGACTCGCCCGTGCTGCGAAGTCTACGGGGATTTTGGAAATT GTTAGCACGAATTCTGGCCACCCGCTGGAGGAAATCGTTCAGCAAACTCCGGGCTATCCGTTCCTGTTCCAGCTGTATCTCAacaaggagaaagaaaagtcaaAGGACGTTCTGTTGAAGGCGGAGTCTTTAGGCTGCAAGGCTATCTTTTTGACTGTCGACGCAGCAGGGCGAGGCAAGCGCGAGTCGGACGAAAGACTCAAATCAAACGATGAACTCCCTCATCCAGTTACTGGTAAACCGATGAAGGCAGGCGGCGGGCTCACCAGAATAATGGGGAGTTATATCGACCAGGGAATGACCTGGAAAGACATTGCGTGGATCCGCAGTGTGACCAACCTCCCTATTATCCTGAAGGGGATCACCTCGGCGGAGGACGCGAAGATTGCAATGCAATATAAGGTCGATGGTATCTTACTCAGTAACCATGGTGGTCGCAATCTGGACTACACGCCGCCTGCGATTCTGCTCCTGTTGGAGATGCACAAGAACTGTCCAGAGGTATTCGACACTATGGAAGTCTATGTGGACGGGGGCTTCCGCAGGGGTTCAGACATCATTAAAGCGCTCTGTCTCGGTGCGAAAGCAGTGGGAATCGGCCGCAGTTTCTTGTATGCCCTGCACTATGGGACAGAGGGTGTTGAGCATCTGATCCAAC TGCTCAAATCCGAAATGGAAGGCGTCATGAAGCTCATCGGTATCAAGGATCTTTCAGAAGTCTATCCAGGGCTGGTCAATACGGCCGATGTTGACCACTTGGTTCCCTCTAGCCCCAACCACCCCTATATCAAATGGAGGGCCCGTTCCAACCTATGA
- a CDS encoding uncharacterized protein (COG:I;~EggNog:ENOG410PHW4;~InterPro:IPR016555,IPR015679,IPR001736;~PFAM:PF00614;~antiSMASH:Cluster_3.2;~go_function: GO:0003824 - catalytic activity [Evidence IEA];~go_function: GO:0004630 - phospholipase D activity [Evidence IEA];~go_process: GO:0006654 - phosphatidic acid biosynthetic process [Evidence IEA];~go_process: GO:0048017 - inositol lipid-mediated signaling [Evidence IEA]): MSSLHRSASSSQVPSISNPKPKGDSSDTNSGNIQPKLASNSHGTRYSSSAAISEGNTVKFHVSGCAYFWAVSEALLRATESVWILGWWLSPEVYLRRPPSENQQYRLDRMLHAAAKRGVKVNIVVFKEVKEIMILASRHTKRALESLHPNISVFRYPAHTENAQDVLSSARSIFESINAGYSADVDHISDRTLQTLFGLIGGPTLLWAHHEKLVIVDQQVAFLGGIDLSYGRWDPIQHPIADAHCDVEEQIVFPGQDYNNGRVMDFKDVANWERNELLRRATSRMGWEDISLSVTGPVLVDICQYFVDRWNFIHRRKYNSGLPCLRKYKPLPPPKPYIASTGEPAGWMRCQLVCSVSHWSHGTLTEHSIYNAYLDIIDKSEHFVYIEQQFFITATDQSPGSIWNNVGDALVERIIRAARDQKRYKVVVVLPAVPAFAGDLQSPIAGKPPRALMKLQYDSISRAGFSVFEKLQKAGINPDEYISFFNLRSYDRINMAASEKVDNCISLFGLQIPMPQVQARRSTPRSTNWDSVSSCYMLGGDDIRNVPLPADASVPEIDAFVSEELYVHSKLLIADDKVVICASANLNDRSLKGSRDSEMGLVVEGGEALATTMHGQPFQASKFAATLRRYLYRKHLGLLEPQDMRKPGGHFMPAPVPNDHDYDSKEDQLVSDPLSDKFLQHWSDVARENTAAFKKVFAPVPDDSIKSWLEYDELFWKRFTGPDGFHFGQWGHVEKSNFSSGDEGVKEVKEELAKIRGTLVEMPLQFLVNSNIQIEDVGYDIITRQGYV, translated from the exons ATGAGTTCTTTGCACCGCTCTGCCAGCAGCTCCCAGGTTCCCTCTATATCCAACCCCAAACCAAAAGGCGATTCCAGCGACACCAACAGTGGGAACATCCAGCCAAAATTGGCCTCGAACAGTCATGGCACCCGGTACTCGAGCTCTGCAGCTATCTCCGAGGGTAACACTGTCAAGTTCCATGTTTCTGGCTGCGCCTATTTCTGGGCGGTTTCAGAGGCATTACTGAGGGCGACGGAATCCGTCTGGATCTTGGGAT GGTGGCTATCGCCAGAGGTCTACCTGAGACGGCCTCCATCCGAGAATCAGCAGTATCGACTCGATCGGATGCTTCATGCAGCTGCCAAGCGGGGCGTCAAGGTCAACATTGTGGTATTTAAAGAGGTCAAGGAGATCATGATCT TGGCCTCGAGGCATACCAAGCGCGCATTAGAGTCCCTCCACCCTAACATCTCGGTCTTTCGGTACCCAGCCCACACTGAAAATGCCCAAGACGTTCTCTCATCGGCAAGAAGCATATTTGAAAGCATAAATGCGGGTTACTCTGCGGATGTGGACCATATTTCAGATAGGACACTCCAGACGCTGTTTGGCCTGATAGGAGGACCGACTCTGCTATGGGCTCACCACGAGAAACTGGTAATTGTCGATCAGCAGGTGGCGTTCTTGGGTGGCATTGATCTTTCTTACGGCCGCTGGGACCCAATTCAGCATCCGATCGCTGATGCCCATTGTGACGTTGAGGAACAGATCGTGTTTCCAGGTCAGGACTACAATAACGGCCGAGTAATGGACTTTAAGGACGTCGCCAACTGGGAGCGAAACGAGCTCCTTCGCCGCGCCACGTCCCGTATGGGGTGGGAAGATATCTCTCTCAGTGTTACGGGTCCTGTTCTCGTCGACATCTGTCAGTACTTCGTTGATCGCTGGAACTTTATCCACAGGAGGAAATACAACAGTGGTTTGCCTTGTCTGCGGAAATACAAGCCCTTgccaccaccaaagccaTACATTGCTAGCACAGGCGAGCCTGCTGGATGGATGAGATGTCAACTGGTGTGCAGTGTATCGCACTGGAGCCATGGGACTCTGACTGAGCACAGCATTTACAACGCGTATCTCGACATCATCGACAAGAGCGAGCATTTCGTGTACATTGAGCAGCAGTTCTTCATCACTGCCACTGACCAGTCACCCGGGTCTATATGGAACAATGTCGGTGATGCACTGGTTGAGCGTATTATTCGTGCTGCAAGAGACCAGAAACGCTACAaagtcgtcgtcgtcttgcCTGCAGTCCCTGCTTTTGCTGGCGACCTCCAGTCTCCCATTGCCGGCAAGCCACCGCGAGCGCTCATGAAGCTGCAGTATGACTCTATTAGCCGGGCTGGATTCAGCGTGTTTGAGAAATTGCAGAAAGCCGGAATCAATCCAGATGAGTATATCAGCTTTTTCAACTTGAGGAGCTACGACCGCATCAATATGGCTGCATCGGAGAAGGTTGACAATTGTATCAGCTTATTCGGCCTCCAGATACCAATGCCACAGGTCCAGGCGCGTAGGTCTACACCTAGAAGCACCAACTGGGACAGCGTCAGCTCATGCTACATGCTCGGTGGTGACGATATCAGGAATGTTCCCTTGCCCGCCGACGCCTCTGTCCCTGAGATCGATGCCTTCGTGAGCGAGGAGCTATACGTCCACTCCAAGTTGCTTATTGCTGACGACAAAGTGGTAATCTGTGCTTCTGCCAACCTCAATGACCGGTCCCTCAAAGGGAGTCGTGACTCTGAAATGGGActtgttgtggaaggaggcgAGGCCCTGGCGACAACGATGCATGGCCAACCTTTTCAAGCCAGCAAGTTTGCTGCTACGTTGCGCCGGTACCTCTATCGCAAGCACCTTGGTCTTCTGGAACCTCAGGACATGCGCAAGCCTGGTGGCCACTTTATGCCTGCGCCTGTGCCAAATGACCATGACTACGACTCCAAAGAGGACCAGCTTGTCTCGGATCCACTGAGTGACAAATTCTTGCAGCACTGGAGTGATGTCGCGCGTGAGAATACCGCTGCTTTTAAAAAGGTATTCGCCCCAGTTCCGGATGACTCGATCAAAAGCTGGCTGGAGTACGATGAGCTCTTCTGGAAGCGTTTTACTGGGCCGGATGGGTTTCACTTCGGGCAATGGGGACATGTCGAGAAGAGCAACTTCTCGAGTGGTGACGAGGGGGTCAAAGAGGTCAAGGAAGAACTGGCAAAGATCAGGGGAACCCTAGTTGAGATGCCGCTGCAGTTCCTGGTGAATTCGAATATCCAGATTGAAGACGTGGGATACGATATCATCACCAGGCAGGGGTACGTCTAG